A region of Flammeovirga agarivorans DNA encodes the following proteins:
- a CDS encoding RagB/SusD family nutrient uptake outer membrane protein, whose translation MKTKNILKVAAIVFGAWTFTACESQLDLKPVSAIGDNGFYTNTDEVEAAVFAIYDGLQNTVQREFALTEMRSDNTKTKNSEGEWAQFEKMDVSPTNGTLSEYWTDLYNVVFRANKVIASLDVVTEEATKAQFESEAKFARALMYFNLTRAYGEVPLVTRVIVPGEEEATTKTATNTVYQQIEQDLMDAIEVLPSRGDTNEGRATKGAAQALLAKVKLTTGDYAGAKTLLETVMNSGDYALVENYSDVFYSELNTEIIFAIQFINDNAVESQDFSYEFTKLGRSSGLNYVTADFKANVDPTDTERMAVLYNPEDQQENGKFLTSSADNRLCGNDWIVLRMADVYLMYAEAILAGESSTTNADAVNAYNMIRARVGLSTLAAGETLTKDALLAERRVELAFENHRLFDLVRFGEAENVMGDFAEENGFTFNATKLLLPIPQREIDTSYGLLTQNPGY comes from the coding sequence ATGAAAACAAAAAATATATTAAAGGTCGCAGCAATAGTTTTTGGAGCATGGACATTTACTGCTTGCGAGAGTCAATTGGATTTAAAACCAGTTTCAGCCATCGGTGATAACGGTTTTTACACTAACACTGATGAAGTAGAAGCTGCTGTATTTGCTATCTATGATGGATTACAAAATACAGTTCAAAGAGAATTCGCTCTAACTGAAATGAGGTCTGATAATACGAAGACGAAAAACAGTGAAGGGGAATGGGCACAGTTCGAGAAGATGGATGTATCGCCAACAAATGGTACATTATCTGAATATTGGACAGATTTATACAATGTTGTATTCAGAGCGAACAAAGTAATAGCATCTTTGGATGTTGTCACTGAAGAAGCTACAAAGGCACAGTTCGAAAGTGAAGCTAAATTTGCGAGAGCATTGATGTACTTCAACTTGACAAGAGCATACGGTGAAGTTCCTTTGGTAACAAGAGTAATTGTTCCAGGTGAAGAGGAAGCAACAACAAAAACTGCTACAAATACTGTTTACCAACAAATTGAACAAGATTTGATGGACGCTATTGAAGTATTACCAAGCAGAGGTGACACTAACGAAGGTAGAGCTACAAAAGGTGCAGCACAAGCACTCTTAGCAAAAGTAAAATTAACTACTGGAGATTATGCTGGTGCGAAAACGTTGTTAGAAACAGTAATGAACAGCGGTGACTATGCTTTAGTAGAAAACTACTCAGATGTTTTCTATAGCGAGTTAAACACAGAGATCATCTTTGCTATTCAGTTTATTAATGACAATGCTGTAGAATCACAAGACTTCTCTTATGAGTTTACAAAATTGGGTAGAAGTAGTGGTCTTAACTATGTGACGGCTGATTTCAAAGCCAATGTAGATCCAACGGATACAGAAAGAATGGCTGTTCTTTATAATCCTGAAGATCAGCAAGAAAATGGTAAGTTCTTAACATCATCTGCTGATAACAGATTATGTGGTAATGATTGGATCGTTTTAAGAATGGCTGATGTTTACTTAATGTATGCTGAAGCAATTCTTGCAGGAGAGTCATCGACAACAAATGCAGATGCTGTGAATGCTTACAACATGATTAGAGCAAGAGTAGGTTTATCAACTTTAGCTGCTGGAGAGACACTTACTAAAGATGCTTTATTAGCGGAAAGAAGAGTTGAGTTAGCCTTTGAAAATCATAGATTATTCGATTTAGTTCGATTTGGTGAGGCAGAAAACGTAATGGGAGATTTTGCAGAAGAGAATGGATTTACATTCAACGCGACGAAGCTTTTATTACCCATCCCTCAGAGAGAAATTGATACAAGCTATGGCTTGTTGACACAAAACCCTGGGTACTAA
- a CDS encoding PKD domain-containing protein: MKSFLKYIGMASALGMTLFACTEELPGVGSIPDLTPPSADFSYKATQEDYREVAFTNTSISAGIFEWNFGDGGTSDEKDPVHMFPGEGEYDVVLKVKDGNDLSSDTTITVAIVDEFVPEFQCNSFECDDRSVWGSFSGSGSPTPPDQDTGAKIGNDGQYLDQTIKVTGGVTYNVSFHYVSKAGGTSAGELLMEDPDNGITFVDESLPLTENSSEYVYTSYVIETASNTTQLRFSMNFGDVETRYDLVEIKKVD; this comes from the coding sequence ATGAAATCATTTTTGAAATATATTGGAATGGCAAGTGCACTAGGCATGACCTTGTTTGCTTGTACAGAAGAATTACCAGGTGTGGGTTCTATTCCAGATTTAACACCACCATCTGCAGACTTTTCTTATAAAGCTACTCAAGAAGATTATAGAGAAGTAGCATTTACAAATACATCTATCTCTGCGGGTATTTTCGAATGGAATTTTGGCGACGGAGGTACATCCGATGAAAAAGATCCAGTACATATGTTCCCAGGAGAAGGCGAATATGATGTGGTGCTTAAAGTAAAAGATGGCAATGATTTATCTTCAGATACAACGATCACAGTAGCAATTGTAGATGAGTTTGTACCTGAATTTCAATGTAACAGTTTTGAGTGTGACGACCGCAGTGTGTGGGGCAGTTTCTCAGGATCAGGGTCACCAACTCCTCCAGATCAGGACACTGGAGCGAAAATAGGTAATGATGGTCAGTATTTAGATCAGACTATCAAAGTAACTGGAGGTGTTACATACAATGTAAGTTTCCATTATGTAAGTAAGGCAGGTGGAACAAGTGCAGGTGAATTATTAATGGAGGATCCAGATAACGGAATTACGTTTGTGGACGAGTCGCTTCCTCTAACAGAAAATTCATCAGAATATGTATATACAAGCTATGTGATCGAAACAGCTAGTAATACTACTCAATTGCGTTTCAGCATGAACTTCGGTGATGTTGAAACAAGATATGATCTTGTAGAAATCAAAAAAGTAGACTAA
- a CDS encoding polysaccharide lyase 6 family protein, with protein MKNIYFIWIKNIIALSFVVYSSKSLGQVIVSDAATLEEQIASATAGDTILMKNGIWKDLEVKFTGEGTVEKPIILKAQTNGKVIIEGQSYIGISGKYLVVEGLTFKNGYTPTNAVISYRTSSKDFAYHCRVTQCLIENFSNPERYEADKWVEMYGKDNRFDHNALIDKRNKGVTFTVRLNNEESRENNHIIEYNYFGKRQNLGSNGGETLRIGTSHYSRTNSNSIVRKNYFESCDGELEIISNKSCGNTYQDNVFDACKGTLTMRHGERTLVENNYFLGKRKHNTGGIRVINERQTVKNNYISGLTGYRFRGALVVMNGVPNSPLNRYNQVDGAVISNNLILNSDHVQLCAGSDTERSATPINSTMSDNIFMTNTNPSLFTVYDDISGIQFEGNFVNKEENVPVENGFKSIDYQLTKNSNGLLSASKKLLKKIGFKGDVELPVSREEVGPAFYDKDTKVIGLNEGKEIHVQPGINTIIEALEMANPGDILLLEGNEEYVLTKTAYIHFPVTLKGEGKATILSEKSVAFQLENEADLELNHLVIDAKNAPDQSGNCIVSTSRYSMNDNYIFKTLDCEIRNLNINHTFNFLKIYPSTMADTVLIENSQFDQVTGSILALDKEVDDLGMYNAEYVIIQQSSFKNIDNTIADVYRGGTDESTFGPNVEVLDCTFENVGHSKRNKEQSSLTFHGVQKLEIDECHWVKSAPLKLFLTNGEPISEIKNCTFQETDKVVANSDKYSFENIKMINK; from the coding sequence ATGAAAAACATCTATTTTATATGGATCAAAAACATAATAGCACTGTCTTTTGTAGTGTATTCATCTAAATCACTTGGACAAGTGATCGTAAGTGATGCCGCTACATTGGAAGAGCAAATTGCGTCGGCCACTGCCGGTGATACTATCCTGATGAAAAATGGTATTTGGAAGGACCTAGAAGTGAAATTTACAGGAGAGGGGACGGTAGAAAAACCTATTATTCTAAAAGCACAAACAAACGGAAAAGTAATTATAGAAGGACAGTCTTACATCGGAATTTCAGGGAAATATCTTGTTGTAGAAGGTCTTACATTTAAGAATGGATATACGCCTACGAATGCCGTAATTAGTTACAGAACAAGCAGTAAAGATTTTGCTTACCACTGTAGAGTAACGCAATGTCTTATTGAAAACTTCAGTAATCCAGAACGATACGAGGCAGACAAGTGGGTAGAAATGTACGGTAAGGATAATCGTTTTGATCATAATGCTCTTATCGATAAAAGAAATAAAGGAGTAACGTTTACGGTTCGATTAAATAATGAAGAAAGTAGAGAGAACAATCACATTATTGAATATAACTACTTTGGTAAACGCCAAAACCTTGGCTCAAATGGAGGAGAAACATTAAGAATAGGCACTAGTCATTATTCAAGAACAAATTCCAACTCAATCGTTAGAAAAAATTATTTTGAGTCTTGCGATGGAGAGTTAGAAATCATCTCTAATAAATCATGTGGTAATACATACCAAGACAATGTATTTGATGCTTGTAAGGGGACTTTAACCATGAGACATGGAGAACGAACTTTAGTAGAAAACAACTACTTCTTAGGAAAAAGAAAGCACAATACTGGAGGTATTCGAGTAATCAATGAAAGACAAACAGTCAAAAATAACTATATCAGCGGACTAACAGGATACCGATTTAGAGGGGCTTTGGTGGTGATGAATGGTGTACCGAATTCTCCGCTCAATAGATATAATCAGGTAGATGGAGCTGTAATTAGCAATAACTTGATTCTTAACAGCGACCACGTTCAATTATGTGCAGGAAGTGATACCGAAAGATCTGCAACGCCGATTAACTCTACGATGTCCGATAATATTTTCATGACAAATACAAACCCTAGCTTATTTACGGTTTATGATGATATTTCGGGAATTCAATTTGAAGGGAATTTTGTAAATAAAGAAGAAAATGTTCCTGTAGAAAATGGTTTTAAAAGTATAGATTATCAGTTGACAAAAAACAGTAATGGTTTACTTTCAGCAAGTAAAAAATTACTTAAGAAAATAGGGTTTAAAGGTGATGTTGAATTACCAGTGTCAAGAGAGGAAGTAGGGCCAGCGTTTTACGACAAAGACACTAAAGTGATAGGTTTAAACGAAGGAAAGGAAATCCATGTTCAACCTGGAATCAATACAATTATTGAGGCACTTGAAATGGCTAATCCTGGAGATATCCTTTTATTAGAAGGGAATGAGGAATATGTTTTAACGAAGACAGCTTATATACATTTTCCTGTGACATTAAAAGGTGAAGGCAAGGCAACAATCTTATCAGAAAAATCTGTAGCCTTTCAATTAGAGAATGAGGCAGATTTAGAGCTTAATCATTTAGTGATTGATGCTAAAAATGCACCAGACCAATCTGGAAATTGTATTGTTAGTACAAGCAGGTATTCGATGAACGACAATTATATCTTTAAGACTTTGGACTGTGAAATTCGTAACCTTAACATTAATCACACTTTCAATTTTTTGAAAATATATCCATCGACAATGGCTGATACTGTTTTGATTGAAAATTCACAATTTGATCAAGTAACAGGTTCGATTCTTGCATTAGATAAAGAGGTAGATGACCTAGGAATGTACAACGCAGAATATGTGATCATTCAACAATCTTCATTCAAGAATATAGACAACACAATTGCCGACGTTTATAGAGGTGGTACTGATGAAAGTACATTTGGCCCTAACGTTGAAGTACTCGATTGCACTTTTGAAAATGTAGGTCATAGTAAAAGAAATAAAGAACAATCTTCACTGACATTTCATGGTGTTCAGAAACTGGAAATCGATGAATGTCATTGGGTAAAAAGTGCTCCATTAAAGTTATTCCTGACGAATGGTGAGCCAATATCAGAAATTAAAAATTGTACTTTTCAAGAGACGGACAAAGTAGTAGCAAACTCTGATAAATACAGTTTCGAAAACATTAAAATGATCAATAAATAA
- a CDS encoding alginate lyase family protein: MLIRKYTILVYLLIVSFSPLFGQHQLTLTNEEEKEIKQGETVELFSNSVKAAEKKLAPYLEKGVDVPTPKDLAGGYTHSQHKKNYFLMQKAGVLFQITGNEAYAEFIKNTLEKYSAQYKNWDRHPSKKSYARGKIFWQCLNDANWLVYTSQAYGSIYSWLSPKERKKLNNELFRPMADFLSVETPRFFNRLHNHSTWANAGVGMIGLVMEDEDLVQKALYGLPITDEKVKDNDGGSITKEGQKEAGFLAQIDHSFSPDGYYTEGPYYQRYAMYPFLIFALALENQQPSLEIFKYREGVLLKAVDALLQQTNASGEFFPLNDAQKGMSYYSRELQLSLALGYYYGKQDKGLLGLIKEQQRVPLNYAGYIAARDINKGLAQPFKKHSIYFSDGPKGDKGGIGVLRSDEVELIMKFSQHGMGHGHFDRLSYSLNFGKEEVLQDYGAARYVNIHQKDGGGYLKENKTWAKQTIAHNTVVVGKRSQFKGNVKKADSISPEEYIFSTDKENVQVVSAKESNAYQEVDLHRTLVLIKDSSFENPLVLDLFNVQLDTAQLLQLPYHYHGQLMFSSVDLQRATTLKPLGEKDGYQHLWNVAEGEVKGAFNQINWFDKHRFYTLNMATTEGESITLAELGANDPHFNLRRDPSIILNKQGQKGDNWMVSILETHGSYSTVTEASKNTYSTIKDVFISFQNNEYITVNFTNKQNEEWTFILSTVDNSDVKEHQLSLKDRVIKWDGPFVLFKNEIDQ, from the coding sequence ATGTTGATAAGAAAATATACGATACTTGTTTATTTACTAATAGTTAGTTTTTCACCTCTTTTTGGTCAGCATCAATTGACGTTGACCAATGAGGAGGAAAAGGAAATTAAGCAAGGAGAAACGGTAGAACTATTTAGTAATTCTGTAAAAGCAGCTGAGAAAAAATTGGCTCCTTATTTAGAGAAAGGTGTAGACGTTCCAACTCCAAAAGATTTGGCAGGTGGATACACACATAGTCAGCATAAGAAGAACTATTTTCTAATGCAGAAGGCAGGGGTATTGTTTCAAATTACTGGAAACGAAGCGTACGCAGAATTCATTAAAAATACTTTGGAGAAGTACAGTGCCCAATATAAAAACTGGGACAGACACCCTTCGAAGAAATCATATGCAAGAGGGAAAATATTCTGGCAATGTTTAAATGATGCCAATTGGTTAGTATATACATCACAGGCCTATGGAAGTATCTACTCTTGGTTAAGTCCAAAAGAAAGAAAAAAGCTAAACAATGAGTTATTTAGACCAATGGCTGATTTCTTATCCGTAGAAACACCTCGATTTTTTAATCGCCTACATAATCACAGTACTTGGGCTAATGCAGGTGTAGGTATGATTGGCCTTGTGATGGAAGACGAGGACTTGGTACAAAAGGCTTTGTATGGATTACCGATCACTGACGAAAAGGTAAAAGATAATGATGGTGGAAGTATCACAAAGGAAGGACAAAAAGAAGCGGGTTTTCTTGCTCAAATAGATCACTCATTCTCTCCTGACGGATACTATACGGAAGGACCGTATTATCAACGTTATGCGATGTATCCATTTTTAATCTTCGCTTTAGCGTTGGAAAATCAGCAACCATCATTAGAAATTTTTAAATATAGAGAGGGCGTATTGTTAAAGGCAGTAGATGCACTTTTACAACAAACGAATGCTTCTGGAGAGTTTTTCCCTTTAAATGATGCCCAAAAAGGGATGTCGTATTACTCTAGAGAATTACAACTATCGCTGGCATTAGGGTATTACTATGGCAAACAAGACAAGGGATTACTTGGTCTAATCAAAGAACAACAAAGAGTACCTCTAAATTATGCAGGGTACATTGCAGCTAGAGATATAAATAAAGGCCTTGCACAACCATTCAAAAAGCACAGTATTTATTTCAGTGATGGACCGAAAGGGGATAAAGGAGGAATTGGTGTACTAAGAAGTGATGAGGTGGAGTTGATTATGAAATTCTCTCAACATGGAATGGGACATGGTCATTTCGATAGATTATCATACAGTCTAAATTTTGGTAAGGAAGAAGTCTTACAGGATTATGGCGCTGCAAGATATGTCAATATCCATCAGAAAGATGGAGGTGGGTATTTGAAAGAAAATAAAACATGGGCAAAACAAACTATTGCTCACAATACTGTGGTCGTAGGTAAAAGATCACAATTTAAAGGCAACGTTAAAAAAGCTGACAGTATTTCTCCAGAAGAATATATTTTCTCTACTGATAAGGAGAATGTACAAGTAGTAAGTGCTAAAGAAAGCAACGCTTACCAAGAAGTAGACTTACATAGGACATTGGTTTTAATAAAAGACTCAAGCTTTGAGAATCCATTGGTGTTAGATTTATTCAATGTACAATTAGATACTGCACAGCTCTTACAATTACCTTATCATTACCACGGTCAACTTATGTTTTCATCAGTTGATTTACAGAGAGCAACTACTTTAAAACCTTTGGGTGAAAAAGATGGGTATCAACATTTATGGAATGTTGCTGAAGGAGAGGTAAAAGGAGCGTTTAATCAGATCAATTGGTTTGATAAACACAGATTTTACACTCTGAATATGGCAACTACAGAAGGGGAAAGTATCACTTTGGCCGAACTTGGAGCTAATGATCCTCACTTTAATTTGAGAAGAGACCCTTCTATTATCCTTAATAAACAAGGTCAAAAGGGAGACAACTGGATGGTCTCAATTTTGGAAACACATGGTAGTTATTCTACCGTTACTGAAGCGTCGAAAAACACTTACAGTACAATCAAAGATGTATTCATTTCATTTCAAAATAACGAATATATAACAGTTAACTTCACTAACAAACAAAATGAAGAATGGACCTTCATACTTTCAACTGTGGACAATTCAGATGTTAAAGAACATCAACTTTCTTTGAAGGATAGAGTGATTAAATGGGACGGTCCATTCGTCCTGTTTAAAAATGAAATTGATCAGTAA